A section of the Mycolicibacterium anyangense genome encodes:
- a CDS encoding MarR family winged helix-turn-helix transcriptional regulator, whose product MDSQLADLAEVILAIGRELRMGMDAETVPLTPSEAQVMRHIDNHPGAAPSDVAKHTGLQRSNLSTALRSLERRGFVERRVDPQDARGVNLFPTELAAANLTRLRRQWARHMATALGDDVGEVATVKAVLQRIESAMVTDRLG is encoded by the coding sequence ATGGACAGCCAGCTGGCCGACCTCGCCGAGGTGATTCTCGCCATCGGCCGAGAACTCCGCATGGGCATGGACGCCGAGACGGTGCCGCTCACCCCGTCGGAGGCCCAGGTGATGCGTCATATCGACAACCATCCCGGCGCGGCTCCCAGTGACGTCGCCAAACACACCGGCCTGCAGCGCAGCAACCTCAGCACGGCGCTGCGGAGCCTGGAACGCCGCGGATTCGTCGAGCGTCGCGTCGATCCCCAGGACGCCCGCGGTGTCAATCTCTTTCCCACCGAGCTGGCCGCTGCGAATCTGACCCGGTTGCGCCGGCAGTGGGCCCGTCACATGGCCACGGCTCTGGGCGACGACGTGGGTGAGGTGGCGACCGTCAAGGCGGTGTTGCAGCGGATCGAGTCGGCGATGGTCACCGATCGTCTCGGGTAG
- a CDS encoding sensor domain-containing protein, whose amino-acid sequence MMRRIPVLYVTALLASALASGCASTVAGTAVRTQGTGKASVNLPDLTESDLGRVLLSVGQINGVMGSTGIRETGSTETLSDNSAVVSDVDCLGAMYGAEEKVYRGSGWSAVRDEVLQEPTDDNDHWVEQIAVLFPSAGKAQQFLEESRTTWQSCEKASVDVDRTGVHATWDIGAADVSGEVLTQGIEQQDAGGWGCQHAMASAANLIVEVWACSDSIGDEAKSIATGMLAKVAKK is encoded by the coding sequence ATGATGCGCCGTATACCCGTGCTCTACGTGACCGCGTTGCTGGCCAGCGCCCTGGCCTCCGGATGCGCCTCGACGGTCGCGGGAACGGCGGTCCGGACGCAGGGGACCGGTAAGGCCTCGGTGAACCTTCCCGACCTCACCGAGTCCGATCTCGGTCGGGTGCTGCTCAGCGTGGGCCAGATCAACGGCGTGATGGGCTCGACCGGAATCCGGGAGACCGGATCCACCGAGACCTTGAGCGACAACTCCGCCGTGGTGTCCGACGTGGACTGCCTGGGCGCCATGTACGGCGCCGAGGAGAAGGTCTACCGGGGTAGCGGCTGGTCTGCCGTTCGCGACGAGGTGCTTCAGGAACCCACCGACGACAACGATCACTGGGTGGAGCAGATCGCCGTGCTGTTCCCCTCGGCGGGCAAGGCGCAGCAGTTCCTGGAGGAGTCACGGACGACGTGGCAGTCGTGCGAGAAGGCGTCGGTGGACGTCGACCGCACCGGGGTTCATGCGACGTGGGACATCGGTGCCGCCGATGTCAGTGGTGAAGTGCTGACCCAGGGCATCGAGCAACAAGATGCCGGGGGATGGGGCTGCCAGCACGCGATGGCCTCGGCCGCCAACCTCATCGTCGAAGTGTGGGCGTGCAGCGACTCCATCGGTGACGAGGCCAAATCGATCGCCACCGGCATGCTGGCCAAGGTGGCTAAGAAGTAG
- the cysT gene encoding sulfate ABC transporter permease subunit CysT, whose amino-acid sequence MTAAIEPNPSAVRPELTGGDSGRSPGFLSRRHGTTRLRVGAASIWLSVIVLLPLAAIVWQSAKGGWSAFWAAVTSNAAQESFRVTLTISIGVTLINAVFGLLVAWVLTRDDFPGKRLVDAVIDLPFALPTIVASLVMLALYGPNSPVDLHLQHTKWGVGIALLFVTLPFVVRSVQPVLLELDREVEEAAASLGANNTVIFTRVVLPALLPSLLSGAGLAFSRAIGEFGSVVLIGGAVPGETEVSSQWIRTLIENDDRTGAAAISIVLLLISFVVLFILRAIGSRAAKREELAS is encoded by the coding sequence ATGACAGCGGCTATCGAGCCGAATCCTTCGGCGGTCCGGCCCGAGCTCACCGGCGGTGACTCGGGCCGGTCGCCCGGCTTTCTATCTCGTCGGCACGGCACCACCCGGCTGCGGGTCGGTGCCGCGTCGATCTGGCTGAGTGTCATCGTCCTGCTGCCGCTGGCAGCGATCGTCTGGCAGTCCGCCAAGGGCGGTTGGTCGGCGTTCTGGGCGGCGGTCACCTCGAACGCAGCGCAGGAGTCGTTCCGGGTCACGTTGACCATCTCGATCGGCGTGACCCTGATCAACGCGGTGTTCGGCCTGCTGGTGGCCTGGGTGCTCACCCGCGACGACTTCCCGGGCAAGCGCCTGGTGGATGCGGTGATCGACCTGCCGTTCGCGCTGCCCACCATCGTCGCGAGCCTGGTGATGCTGGCGCTCTACGGCCCGAACAGTCCGGTCGATCTGCATCTGCAACACACCAAGTGGGGCGTTGGTATCGCGCTGCTGTTCGTCACCCTGCCTTTTGTGGTGCGCTCGGTTCAGCCGGTTCTGCTCGAACTCGACCGTGAGGTGGAGGAGGCGGCGGCGTCGCTTGGCGCCAACAACACCGTCATCTTCACCCGGGTCGTATTGCCTGCCCTGCTGCCCTCGCTGCTGTCGGGCGCCGGACTGGCCTTCTCCCGTGCCATCGGTGAATTCGGGTCGGTGGTGCTGATCGGTGGTGCGGTGCCAGGTGAGACCGAGGTGTCCTCGCAGTGGATCCGTACGCTGATCGAGAATGACGACCGGACCGGTGCGGCGGCGATTTCCATTGTCCTGCTGCTGATCTCGTTCGTGGTGCTGTTCATCCTCAGGGCGATCGGATCGCGGGCGGCCAAACGGGAGGAGCTGGCGTCATGA
- the cysW gene encoding sulfate ABC transporter permease subunit CysW: protein MTPSPLVRYLARYTALGYVLILVLVPVGLILWRTFAPGFGAFFASISTPAAISALQLSLLVVAIVVPLNVIFGVPTALVLARNKFRGKAALQAIIDLPFAVSPVVVGVALILLWGTAGVFGFVENSLGFKIIFGLPGIVLASIFVTVPFVIREVEPVLHELGTDQEEAAATLGSSWWQTFWRITLPSIRWGLTYGIVLTVARTLGEYGAVIMVSSNLPGTSQTLTLLVSDRYNRGSEYGAYAVSTLLMAVAVIVLVVQVILDARRARAAE from the coding sequence ATGACCCCGTCTCCGTTGGTGCGATACCTCGCTCGCTATACGGCACTGGGCTACGTTCTGATCTTGGTTCTGGTCCCGGTGGGGCTGATCCTGTGGCGCACCTTCGCTCCCGGCTTCGGTGCGTTCTTCGCCTCGATCTCCACGCCTGCGGCGATATCCGCCCTGCAACTGTCGCTTCTCGTGGTGGCGATCGTGGTGCCGCTCAACGTCATCTTCGGGGTTCCGACTGCCCTAGTACTGGCGCGCAACAAGTTTCGTGGCAAGGCGGCACTGCAGGCAATCATCGATCTGCCGTTCGCGGTGTCGCCGGTAGTCGTCGGCGTAGCCCTGATCCTGTTGTGGGGGACCGCTGGGGTCTTCGGTTTCGTCGAGAACAGTCTGGGCTTCAAGATCATCTTCGGGCTGCCCGGCATCGTGCTCGCCAGCATTTTCGTCACCGTGCCGTTCGTCATCCGGGAGGTCGAACCGGTGCTGCACGAACTGGGCACCGACCAGGAGGAGGCTGCCGCAACGCTGGGTTCCAGCTGGTGGCAAACGTTCTGGCGGATCACCCTCCCATCGATCCGGTGGGGCCTGACCTACGGCATCGTGCTCACCGTCGCGCGCACCCTCGGCGAGTACGGCGCGGTGATCATGGTGTCGTCCAACCTGCCCGGCACGTCCCAGACCCTGACCCTGTTGGTGTCCGACCGCTACAACCGCGGCTCCGAGTACGGCGCCTACGCCGTCTCGACACTGCTGATGGCCGTCGCCGTCATCGTCCTCGTCGTCCAGGTGATTCTCGACGCGCGGCGGGCGCGGGCCGCCGAATGA
- a CDS encoding glycoside hydrolase family 15 protein — translation MVLQAQPAGDNSAVPAFDTAAPLSATAPVPYTPGGPLRNPFPPIADYAFLSDCENTCLISSAGAVEWLCVPRPDSPSVFGAILDRGAGHFRLGPYGVSVPAARRYLPGSLILETTWQTHTGWVIVRDALVMGPWHDIETRSRTHRRTPMDWDAEHILLRTVRCVSGTVEMVMNCEPSFDYARVNATWEYSANAYGEAIARARKDPDAHPTLRLTTNLRIGLEGREARARTRLKEGDNIFVALSWSKHPAPQTYEEAADKMWQTSEAWRQWINIGDFPDHPWRSYLQRSALTLKGLTYSPTGALLAASTTSLPETPQGERNWDYRYAWVRDSTFALWGLYTLGLDREADDFFSFIADVSGANNGERHPLQVMYAVGGERELVEEELNHLSGYDNARPVRIGNGAYNQRQHDIWGTMLDSVYLHAKSREQISDQLWPVLKEQVEEAIKHWKEPDRGIWEVRGEPQHFTSSKVMCWVALDRGSKLAELVGEKSYAQQWRAIAEEIKADILAHGVDQRGVLTQRYGDDALDASLLLVPLVRFLPSDDPRVRATVLAIADELTEDGLVLRYRVEETDDGLSGEEGTFTICSFWLVSALVEIGEVSRARHLCERLLSFASPLHLYAEEIEPRTGRHLGNFPQAFTHLALINAVVHVIRAEEEADSTGVFQPANAPM, via the coding sequence ATGGTTCTGCAAGCCCAGCCAGCAGGTGATAACTCGGCCGTGCCGGCCTTCGACACCGCCGCACCGCTGTCGGCCACGGCGCCGGTGCCGTACACACCGGGCGGGCCCCTGCGCAACCCGTTCCCGCCGATCGCCGACTATGCGTTCCTCTCGGACTGCGAGAACACCTGCCTCATCTCCTCGGCCGGGGCGGTGGAATGGCTGTGCGTCCCGCGGCCCGACTCCCCCAGCGTCTTCGGCGCCATCCTGGACCGCGGGGCCGGCCACTTCCGGCTCGGGCCCTACGGGGTCTCGGTGCCGGCAGCACGCCGCTACCTGCCCGGCAGCCTGATTCTGGAAACCACCTGGCAGACCCACACCGGCTGGGTGATCGTCCGCGACGCCCTCGTGATGGGGCCATGGCATGACATCGAAACCCGGTCGCGCACCCACCGGCGCACCCCGATGGACTGGGATGCCGAACACATCCTGCTGCGCACCGTGCGCTGTGTGAGCGGCACGGTCGAGATGGTGATGAACTGCGAGCCGTCCTTCGACTACGCCCGCGTCAACGCGACGTGGGAGTACTCGGCCAACGCCTACGGCGAGGCGATCGCGCGGGCCCGCAAGGATCCCGATGCGCACCCGACGCTGAGGCTGACCACCAACCTTCGGATCGGGTTGGAGGGCCGCGAGGCCAGGGCGCGAACCAGGTTGAAGGAAGGCGACAACATCTTCGTCGCCCTGTCCTGGTCGAAACATCCGGCGCCGCAGACCTATGAAGAGGCCGCCGACAAGATGTGGCAGACCAGCGAGGCCTGGCGCCAGTGGATCAACATCGGTGACTTCCCGGACCACCCGTGGCGGTCGTACCTGCAGCGCAGCGCGCTCACCCTCAAGGGGCTGACCTACTCGCCCACCGGCGCCCTGCTCGCGGCCAGCACCACCTCGCTGCCCGAGACACCCCAGGGCGAACGCAACTGGGACTACCGCTACGCCTGGGTGCGTGACTCGACATTCGCCTTGTGGGGCCTCTACACCCTGGGCCTGGACCGGGAGGCTGACGACTTCTTCTCATTCATCGCCGACGTCTCGGGCGCCAACAACGGGGAGCGGCACCCGCTGCAGGTGATGTACGCCGTCGGCGGCGAACGTGAACTCGTCGAGGAGGAGCTCAACCACCTGTCGGGCTACGACAACGCTCGGCCGGTGCGCATCGGCAACGGCGCCTACAACCAACGCCAGCACGATATCTGGGGCACCATGCTGGACTCGGTGTACCTGCACGCCAAGTCCCGCGAGCAGATCTCCGATCAGCTGTGGCCGGTACTCAAGGAGCAGGTCGAAGAGGCCATCAAGCACTGGAAGGAACCCGACCGCGGCATCTGGGAGGTTCGCGGTGAACCGCAGCATTTCACCTCCTCGAAGGTGATGTGCTGGGTCGCCCTGGACCGCGGCTCCAAACTGGCCGAACTGGTCGGTGAAAAGAGTTACGCACAGCAGTGGCGGGCCATTGCCGAGGAGATCAAGGCCGACATCCTGGCCCACGGGGTGGACCAGCGCGGGGTGCTCACCCAGCGCTATGGCGACGACGCGCTGGACGCCTCACTGCTGCTGGTTCCGCTGGTGCGCTTCCTGCCGTCCGACGACCCGCGGGTACGGGCCACCGTGCTGGCGATCGCCGACGAGCTCACCGAGGACGGCCTGGTACTGCGCTACCGGGTCGAGGAGACCGACGACGGGCTGTCCGGCGAAGAGGGCACGTTCACGATCTGTTCGTTCTGGCTGGTGTCGGCTCTGGTGGAGATCGGTGAGGTGAGCCGGGCCCGGCATCTGTGTGAGCGGTTGCTGTCGTTCGCCAGCCCGCTGCATCTCTATGCCGAGGAGATCGAGCCGCGCACCGGCCGGCATCTGGGGAACTTCCCGCAGGCGTTCACGCACCTGGCGCTCATCAACGCCGTCGTGCACGTCATCCGCGCCGAGGAGGAGGCGGACAGCACCGGGGTGTTCCAGCCGGCCAACGCCCCCATGTAG
- a CDS encoding sulfate ABC transporter substrate-binding protein: protein MKRVPSIPSRWRAAAALTVTATVLAACGGGGSSDVAGGGNQPKADTTLTLVAYAVPEPGWSKIIPAFAATPEGKGVAVTTSYGASGDQSRAVVDGKPADIVNFSVEPDVTRLVKANKVAADWNKDATKGVPFGSVVSIVVRKGNPKNIKTWDDLLKPGIEVVTPSPLSSGSAKWNLLAPYAAKSNGGQDAQAGLDFVSKLVSEHVKTRPGSGREATDVFLQGTGDVLLSYEDEAINIERQGKDVEHFIPAQTFKIENPVAVVTTSAHADKATALKNYLFTPEGQKIWAEAGFRPVDPKVAADFASEFPAPAEKLWTIADLGGWTTVDPALFDKENGSITKIYKQATG, encoded by the coding sequence ATGAAGAGAGTCCCCTCCATCCCGAGCCGTTGGCGCGCTGCCGCGGCTCTCACCGTCACCGCCACAGTGTTGGCCGCGTGCGGTGGCGGAGGCTCGAGCGACGTCGCCGGTGGTGGAAACCAGCCGAAGGCTGATACCACCCTCACCCTGGTCGCCTATGCCGTGCCCGAGCCGGGCTGGAGCAAGATCATCCCGGCCTTCGCCGCCACTCCGGAGGGCAAGGGTGTCGCCGTCACCACGTCCTACGGCGCCTCCGGTGACCAGTCGCGCGCGGTGGTCGACGGCAAGCCGGCCGACATCGTGAACTTCTCGGTCGAGCCCGACGTCACCCGACTGGTGAAGGCCAACAAGGTGGCCGCCGACTGGAACAAGGACGCCACCAAGGGCGTCCCGTTCGGATCGGTGGTGTCCATCGTGGTGCGCAAGGGAAACCCCAAGAACATCAAGACCTGGGACGATCTGCTGAAGCCGGGTATCGAGGTCGTCACTCCGAGCCCGCTGAGCTCGGGTTCGGCCAAGTGGAACCTGCTGGCGCCGTACGCCGCCAAGAGCAACGGCGGCCAGGATGCGCAAGCCGGTCTCGACTTCGTCAGCAAGCTGGTCAGCGAGCACGTCAAGACCCGTCCGGGTTCGGGCCGCGAGGCCACCGACGTGTTCCTGCAGGGCACCGGTGACGTCCTGCTGAGCTACGAGGACGAGGCCATCAACATCGAGCGGCAGGGCAAGGATGTCGAGCACTTCATCCCGGCGCAGACCTTCAAGATCGAGAACCCGGTGGCCGTGGTGACCACCAGTGCGCATGCCGACAAGGCCACCGCGCTGAAGAATTACCTGTTCACCCCGGAGGGCCAGAAGATCTGGGCCGAAGCCGGTTTCCGTCCGGTCGACCCCAAGGTCGCAGCGGACTTCGCGTCCGAGTTCCCGGCACCCGCAGAGAAGCTGTGGACCATCGCCGATCTCGGTGGCTGGACAACGGTGGATCCGGCGCTGTTCGACAAGGAGAATGGCTCCATCACGAAGATCTACAAGCAGGCCACTGGATGA
- a CDS encoding Ms4533A family Cys-rich leader peptide, producing MQSATGYGEGHKLALIAVGACAVADVACCR from the coding sequence ATGCAATCGGCGACCGGTTACGGCGAGGGCCATAAATTGGCGCTCATTGCCGTCGGTGCGTGTGCCGTTGCTGATGTCGCTTGTTGTCGCTGA
- a CDS encoding multidrug effflux MFS transporter, translating into MTTAATEPGRTNQHDGSISPWLLLALALLSAVAPVATDLYLPAFPEMTAELHASATAVQLTLTAFLLGLTFGQLAFGPLSDRVGRRGPLVVGTLLCVLASAVAATAPSVGILIAARFAQGFTGAAGMVIGRAVISDLATGKSAARAFSLMMIVGGIAPVVAPFAGGLLVGPLGWRGILWVVGGIAVLMFLSSAVLVRESHPMERREALKATVAEGISRWGELRSRTYLANTLAFGFGFSVMMAYISASPFVYQVMLGLTPMQYGIAFAVNALGLTATSALSARLTASVSSRRLLGTGLGVTLAATLTLLVLTLTAAPAWTVAVPIFVAVCCQGLILGNATALALAAVPTAAGAGSAGLGALQFGLGAAVSPLVSLGGEHTALPLAIVMVTLSVLAIAAYLGGRNATS; encoded by the coding sequence ATGACGACCGCAGCGACCGAGCCCGGCCGGACCAACCAGCACGACGGGTCCATCTCACCCTGGCTGCTGTTGGCGCTGGCCCTGCTCTCGGCGGTCGCCCCGGTGGCCACCGACCTCTACCTGCCCGCCTTCCCCGAGATGACGGCCGAACTGCACGCGAGCGCGACGGCCGTGCAGTTGACCCTGACCGCGTTCCTGCTCGGCCTCACCTTCGGGCAGCTCGCCTTCGGACCGCTGTCCGACCGCGTCGGCCGCCGCGGCCCGCTGGTGGTCGGCACCCTGCTGTGTGTGCTCGCCAGTGCGGTGGCGGCCACCGCCCCCAGCGTCGGCATCCTGATCGCGGCACGCTTCGCCCAGGGATTCACCGGCGCAGCCGGCATGGTGATCGGCCGGGCGGTGATCTCCGATCTCGCGACCGGCAAGTCGGCTGCTCGCGCCTTCAGCCTGATGATGATCGTCGGCGGCATCGCCCCTGTCGTCGCCCCGTTCGCCGGCGGACTTCTGGTCGGCCCCCTCGGGTGGCGCGGCATCCTGTGGGTGGTCGGCGGTATCGCGGTGTTGATGTTCCTGTCCTCGGCTGTCCTGGTGCGCGAGTCACATCCCATGGAGCGCCGGGAGGCCCTCAAAGCGACTGTGGCCGAGGGTATTTCACGGTGGGGCGAACTGCGCTCCCGCACCTATCTGGCCAACACCCTGGCGTTCGGCTTCGGGTTCTCGGTGATGATGGCCTATATCTCGGCCTCCCCGTTCGTCTACCAGGTGATGCTCGGGCTGACTCCGATGCAGTACGGGATCGCCTTCGCCGTCAATGCGCTTGGTCTCACCGCCACGAGCGCACTGTCCGCGCGGTTGACGGCAAGCGTCTCGAGCCGCCGACTGCTCGGCACCGGCCTCGGTGTGACACTGGCCGCGACACTCACCCTGCTCGTCCTGACCCTCACCGCGGCCCCGGCATGGACCGTCGCCGTCCCGATCTTCGTCGCGGTGTGCTGCCAGGGACTGATCCTCGGCAACGCCACCGCACTTGCCCTCGCAGCGGTGCCGACCGCCGCCGGGGCCGGCTCAGCCGGCCTGGGCGCCTTGCAGTTCGGGTTGGGAGCAGCGGTCTCCCCGCTGGTCAGTCTCGGCGGAGAGCACACAGCCCTGCCGCTGGCCATCGTCATGGTGACGCTGTCGGTGTTGGCGATAGCGGCCTATCTTGGCGGCCGAAACGCTACTTCTTAG